In one Pempheris klunzingeri isolate RE-2024b chromosome 8, fPemKlu1.hap1, whole genome shotgun sequence genomic region, the following are encoded:
- the LOC139204750 gene encoding high affinity immunoglobulin epsilon receptor subunit beta-like, with product MASTSIATVGGVVVVTQVIPKDHRSIPLQAAASGPRAPPPARDASPAKMDDMTATFLRGEPQGLGVVQIFIGLLCVLFSLSSLRSDFLLVSAPFCLAVTFVVSGSLSVAAARRTTIGLVVASLVWNLISVVVGEVGVAYVCWLLVGPPPSERFCGTGTLKVQETTERPTTSCFRYTWMMDRPVYGLLGLLLVLLLLQICVALTVCIFSGKAIRRRPRAYVPLTVEDGRSPLCSPESERDSDGEGTTASSPNSP from the exons ATGGCGTCCACGTCCATCGCCACGGTCGGCGGCGTGGTGGTCGTCACTCAGGTCATCCCTAAGGATCACAGATCCATCCCGCTCCAGGCCGCCGCCTCCGGCCCGCGGGCCCCGCCCCCAGCACGGGACGCCTCCCCCGCCAAGATGGACGACATGACCGCCACCTTCCTGAGGGGGGAGCCGCAGGGCCTCGGG gttgttCAGATCTTCATCGGCCTGCTGTGTGTCCTCttcagtctctcctctctccggtcagacttcctgttggtCAGCGCTCCGTTCTGCCTCGCCGTCACC TTCGTCGTCTCCGGCTCTCTGTCTGTGGCGGCGGCGAGACGGACTACGATCGGTCTG GTCGTGGCGTCCCTGGTGTGGAACCTGATCAGCGTCGTGGTCGGCGAGGTGGGCGTGGCTTatgtctgctggctgctggtcggcccccccccctcagagcGCTTCTGTGGCACGGGAACCTTGAAGGTCCAGGAGACCACGGAGAGGCCGACCACCTCATGCTTCAGATACACCTGGATGATGGAC AGGCCGGTCTACGGGCTGCTCGGACTcctcctggttctgctgctcctgcagatTTGTGTCGCTCTCACAGTCTGTATTTTCTCCGGGAAAGCCATCAGACGCCGGCCCCGCGCCTACGTCCCCCTCACC GTCGAGGACGGCAGATCCCCGCTGTGCTCTCCGGAGTCGGAGCGTGACAGCGATGGCGAGGGAACCACGGCGTCGTCCCCAAACTCACCATGA